CTTTTCAACAGAATGTTTTAATAGTAGGTAGTTGCAACTTTGTAGTTAGTTATTTGTccaacacacataatattacttgtacgacattttttaagttttatttttgtatggtgTATCCGAAGCACGAACAAAGTTCTCGGAGTTCTGGACAGGGTATACTTAAATGGCGTTCGAATAGGGATAAAACCCGCCTGTAAGTAGGTCTGAAAAACAAAATAGCGCCACTATACAGTTTTAGACAGTATTTGTTTCCGTGCACGAgaatacaataatttattacttattacttAAAGTATTATAGTTACCTACCTCAGAAAATAAGTTGAAACGGTCAAGAACTAAGGTTTAAGAAAGGAGTTACTTTTATCTAAGTACATCCTAGGTACATTGAGAGAAACtataaatagataaattatttaaaaaaatataattaaacctTAGCTTAGCGATAAAGTCTATGTAAAAGGTAAAATAGTTATGTGCGAAAAATACCACACTTTCAATCAacctatacttacgagcaaaagtctTTGTGTTCCAAGCGAaaaaccctggggttccgtggaaaggccgcaagggttccgtaaaaaatgttatcccacgtttcgtgaccgacgttgttcgctcgcaccacactcgcaccgacttgtttacgcacaagggaggggcagggcgtgcgggtgGAGTAGtgcgggggttccgctaggaaaagtataatcaattagggttccttggcaaattaaaattgggaaaccctgatctatggtatcaattttaagtttataatatctcctttaaaatggtaccatttttattgatcttctattagtcatttagttcttatgatcgctcggaataaatagggtgattccatatttttgctcgcgagtgtagttgaGCTACATCTacataaaagttataaaaaccTATAAAAAATACCTAAGTGTCTTACGTATACATAAGTACttggtacaaaataattttatcttcCCTAAAATAATCACCTGCCTATAAGAGATGTTTACCCTTGCATCTATCATAATTTACTGTTTACTGTAATACTTGTCCTTACCCTGGATTTTCTAATTAAGTATCTAAAAGAAACACTATGGAAATTGCGTAGAGAAAATTGAACAAAATATTTGagctgaaaaagtaagttaGTAAGCTTATCATtgattgaattttaaattttatttaactatcaCAATTCAGTCTGCAGTTAAAATCGAGATTATGTCTTCTATTCTTAACATGATGTGCTCATGATCTTTGCTTttacatatatttttgtaattctattttttaccccccactgtaatttttattttgtgattaAGGTTTTGCATGTAAaacatccaggctcttcctttcttcttgaaggtcgcgggaagagcctggatgcgggcagcgcaggaccgttcattgtggaaaaccttggaggaagcctttgtccagtggACGTCATACGAACGATGTAAAACATGTAAGCATGTAGTACTTGCTATTTAGGAGATATTTTACGAGTTACAAGCGTAAAATAAAATTCTACTATTATTAATTTCGCACTTTGGATTTTTTGTTTGCGCGCCATCGTTTGAATCCGGATCACAGTTTTATTAACCGGatcctcttcttcttcttttttgatgttggcaatacacatCTAGGCCGACTTGATTTGATTTCTactgtgccattttcaagttttaagtgAGGCGAGTTATAAAATGGGACCAAGTAGGATGGGATGGGACTTGGGTTaattaaatgatattattataatgaaggatgatagataccccttcccaccctgTGCAGCTGtggagtctcagtaaagttgtgatACTTTACTTAGACTTCTTAATGGACTACTTGAGAGAATCCGAAAAATCACGCTgcactgttttgtttcattCGCCCACACTCTTGCACATTCACGAACACCTAATATAGACTAATTTTAGaagataaaacaaaaccgctaacacgACATTTTACATTCCCGCCAAAAAGTCCCGATTCCCGGATACTCAAAAAATACTACTCAAGAAAGAATCCAACAACCAATGAGAAGCACCGCATTCGTACTTACCCTGTTCCTATTGGCTGATAGGTAGATAACGATTAACGGTATTTTTCGGAGCATGGTAGGGCTGCGTAACGTCGTTGCGGTCGTTGTTATCGAACTAATGTCAGTCAGTTGTCAAAGTGTGATCGTCGTGGAGGGGAAGGCTTGTGATTTAGATTTAATTCAGTGTCAGTTTATTAGTGATCATGGCTGGATTTACAGAAAATGCGCTTATCCGTAAACTACAGGAGTTAAATTCGAGCCAACAGAGTATTCAGACTTTATCTTTGTGGTTAATACATCACAGGAAACACCACGCTGCTGTGGTAAAGACTTGGTTCAAGGAGCTGCTAAAAGGTAACCTATTTTGTGTTATTTACTCTGTTTTCCCATAATTTTGTTTATCCTACCCTCTGACCAAGATATGTATGAGTGTGTTGAGGTTaaatttagtattttatttgtCTTTCACAACTTTGTTAAGGTTACAACAACTTATTGTTTTGATACCCAAACGTTTTAGGCTTTGTCACCAAAAAAAGTTGCTTGCTGGCACGTTCTAGGTTTTTCTAAACATTCATTTATCACGTTTCTAGATTGCAAAGCTTCATACAGTTTCAATTGACATGTTTAATGTTGATATTGACCTTTTGATAATATTTAATTCTTAAAAACCCaatatatttaggtaattaCCTTGTGGtatattgaattgaaataaatactATCTACACGAAATCATTATATGGCCACAAGTGTTAACCTAAGAGTTAGCTGCTTAATATACATTTGTTTGTACTGAAGGTGCAGAAAAGAATGAATTTCAGTATTTAGATGAGTAGATAATTGTCTACAAAATAATGTCAACAACCCATAACTATAGTATAGATGTTTGAAAAAAGTACCATTTATGATTTTTCAGTAGTGAAGGcctgatgttttttttattgttttcctgCCAAGTTCACTAGAAACAGTCAATACCATATTTCAACCCTCTGacataataggctagtttcctaaaaaaatttttttagtccgtcaattttagtataaaaaaatattggacacatatatttttaattgtcaatcaaacaaataattacaaagttatagtacgTTGAATTTCCGCGCgacgcgacgtcacaaagtgctgcacttttacgcactcactgacgtcacgggccttttctttagaactttggcacgctttatctctttacattttcattacttttaaaaagtgaaaaatatgtgttgagtagtttttgataagctaactgacggactaattaaaactcttgcttttttgaccaggaaacatccctattataattatataatttatCCTATAGAAATCATAGGCAGTCacaaattaaaatcatattACTGTTATCCTTCTATCAGCAATcagttaatgttttattatattttctgtacataatatGAAATTAATTGTTTGATAAAAATCAGCCTCAGTCACTTTTAATTTGTTTCCAGCTAAAGATGCCAAACAGCTGACATTCATGTATTTAGCGAATGATGTCATACAAAATAGCAAAAAGAAGGGCCCAGAATATGGAAAAGAGTTTGGAGAGGTCCTCATAGAGTCGTTCAAGCATATGGCCAAGACAGGCATTAACGCTAAGACGAAGAACTCACTGCATAGAATACTTTCCATTTGGCAAGAGAGGGGTGTTTATGATGCTCAAAAAATACAAGAATTCAAAGAAGCTGGTATGTATATTTTCTTCCATTTCTTCTGtgaatttaaatatatttttgtgggGTTATGTTAAACTAAATTCTTATTAATTATCCACAGTTGATCCTAATGATGCAGTGCCAAAGAAGGTTAGCAAGCGCAAATCAGCTGACACAGAGACGAAAGAGCCTGAGAAAAAGCCTAAAATTGAAAAGGAGAGTCGGGAGAGACGTCATAGTGAGACTAAAGTGGAAGTGGACGGACATATCGAGACTCACATCACACTCAGCCCCAGGACGCCTCCGGGAGACCCCCCGGAGCCAGAAGAATTAATTAGGGTAATTTGatcatattttacattttaaatctgCATGCAACATGTTACTTAGTTCaagttaagagccatttcacaaaaatattccgcgcgaatttaggtaaaagctgtcaacgcaacgtcaaaagagtaaaaagaacgctgaaatggacaaaaaaatcttgagccgtgaccgtattaagacttgatttaagttattaattttaaggtagaatgaggtattcaaacttgataaattaatttaaatttttaatagagttattaagtcttttatatttcgattcataatgaaactaataataataactaataatataataatatgtaaaatatatattaagtacaaaataaagacagtcacatagtgaaaaaaaaatctgcccccttacagctctatcatcggaccctggatacgaaatattcgtcaaggcgaatcacacaagcccaaactccatagggttctattgttttgttatggaggtggccattgcatctcctccagatccattatcagacagagctaagaaataaacattattataagtaaacaaataactaaaataattaatcttactatcttacttcttactagtcttactaatattataaatacggaagtttgtgtggatgtctggatgtttgttacactttcacgcaaaaactactgaacagattttgatgaaactttacagtacagtacagcagtactaggcagtctgtgttcaactatcactcgggtcggacgttcctatcgcaagacctttggttcactcagttccgatacgactctagtgatgtgtgtaattattattattagtgctgtgtgtagtggatttcattttgcctgagacctacgccatgaaccctgaaccagaagaccctgtcgccagcgacagtgacgctcatccatccctggcgtcgaccagaataacaatgtataggctataatttatgacgatctgtgacaaactaaatttcaagcgggtgaagccgcgggcaatactacatatttcatactagctttttgcccgcgacttcttctgcgatgaagtggaaaatggttctaatagaattaaaatattctaagaaaattaattttgttaaatgattatattttttgatttaaaatctacaaaggacattgtcagaaaccgcctaaaaaaccgcccaaaaacattaacccatcataattattttctattttttttaatacattaagcaccctttcattctaatggacacttaagcattgaaaaattaaataaataagtcttttaacgtttattctataatactattacaacttccggacgttttggtgcgtggcatggtctaaaacctatcaagttccataatttttgccgataaaatctgtacgaggcattaccgtactttattgctgggagtccatgtatagtgatgttcctgcggccatcatagacaataaaatatcgattttgaaaataaaataaatcgattaaactgctttgaagactagatttgcgttaaaagctaaaaagatattgacagtttgacactattacaagaagatatctaaagtgtccaactggtcgaaggtcgtaaataaaataaaaataattaggaccataaactgatattcatggtatcataactgtaaaagtgtcagaatccgatgttgaatccaatgccagttgaagtgtgagaaacatatatattttttttttatgtgacaggaggcaaatgagcagacggatcacctgatatcaacctagtatagttgccagtctctcataatctatgccaatgagggttttcgcgattgaaaaatccgccagatggcaatacgtagacgtgaggtccaaatgctgcatgattggttatttttgacatgacattgacagatatccaccaatcatgcagcatttggacctcgcgtctacgtattgccatctcgcggatttttcaatcgcgaaaaccctcattcatagcacatgtataataatagaccaaatgaacttttatagattgtgaaagagaagataaagattttattattttattaaaatcttgccacgaggtagtttttcagtagaaaccaggattggataatcgctacaggcaagtatcagaacattttataaatatttttaatcgattatatccatgtgaatcgttttaataaattgtcattttactttttcaattaaaactttttcaatccctagtcttgtcaaactgtcataatgtcaacaaattataaatgtcacgtcagttgactcaatttcagtcttctgtgcgtttattgtatttttatttcaatgaaatagtgctaaagggttagtactaaaactgaaagccttttttcagaaagaaaaccaatgtggtgcccttattattcatgctgtttgaaagttacaagtcagtgatacagagttgccgacattataactccgtagtgataccataccaaagaagaagttttcctaaacacttgtgttgtttttatatgtgatcgaataaaaaggattaattctactgctcaaatggaataacttatcccaagagaccgaatataaaaaaaacctctccatagaaattatcaccatcacgaggatgtgaatttttttgagaatttgatattggtcctgtaagaaaagtagttgtatttcagtagtagaatcaacccttcttgtttcatcagcaagagtaactataaaaacgccctgtaggtaggtattattaagctgaagagtttgtttagtgtcaaagactgtcacacagtgtaacttaaattggcatattatgataatgaacataaaaacttaaataaatatttatgttaatattttttctatttatttattttcccaaagcttcacagtgacagctgaaacagcaatactgttaacaaaacagtaaaactaaacttggaacaaactgttacaaatatgaggggtttaatattttacaaattaaaataaaaccgcatgttgctttactttctcgtataggtaataaatgtaattaatggctagattattaatgttactttgttaccctcaatagtgaggaaatcttataaaatggtaaccctgatttttattgtcattcaagtgctctttcttcgcataggcttctgtgatttggccaagggccacacacattgcgataacattatgcgacattgatttgacagcagcggagtgaagtcttgcgactatgcaaaatgataccctgtaatcgtagcgcatacagacatagactgggcggggcacatagctcgtagagctgatggccgctggggcaggaaagttcttgagtggcgaccacgagccgaaagacgtagcgtgggcaggcctcccactaggtggaccgacgatccacggtggatcgagcccatacaaggtgttggacatggtgctttaaatgcaactacttaaaacaagattgatttgcatataaattgaaagatgagacttcattctatcaaatatcactaatatcaagtcatgatctactatcatagttatgtggtgcgaccgtaaagtgaacaaagtcaaaatcatggattttctgacttctgtttgtattgtcaatttatccaatttcgttcactggttttatgttattacttattaatgtattagcttatacctttatcttaatctgtgtgttaaaatgagtgcctaaaaaacttctagcttggctattttgacgtatttttaaaaggtatttttttaaatgaaaactgcgtgttttagttgacatcttgggcgatctttaacaaaccatgaatgagagatgatagatgacaacgtgggcgatattattactcagtttttagacccttattcatccctattttcgagaaaatcacaaaaaactaaataaaagcgcctcatttttccgcatagcaaaattaacttaggtaaaattcgttacactaaaataatgtcaggtaaaccaaagatgtttattttggtttatgagttgtttatcatgtgcaattcagtaaaaatactcattaaaatgaaaaacctcaagtcaaatagagatttgtatgcattattaaaaaccacgatgaaagatcgcgctagttctttagctaggatactagagctgttttcgcatacactctcttcagataaacacaggtaagtactaacgtagttaataggtactttatgaacataaagaaatactataaaacagatatagtaaaaaaatcatattgtcatcatctcaaaagattgtcgttgaatttagtacataccatacatacattttgtatgtatttttttcttaatttatgattgtgttaggtaggtattgagttacacattttatttatcagataactataaaaaaaaaacaataatttcattgacactgtttgtcgcaagaagaagtagtgtcattataatgagaaccagtttttagctacaaacgtagattggcttaggcaatctgttgattggagtcagttttgtagtccgctaagtccctataaaattgcattagtatgtatctaacagctaacagaatataaaatcaagctcgacaaaatcgaacaaagtgattgtgtgcaatgaaaaatcaggcgtttgcaaaaacatttctttcataattttaacacttaatgagaataaatttagagtattgttagattatgtatctaacagttaacagaatatgaaatcaagctcgacaaaatcgaacaaagtgattgtgtgcaatgaaaaatcaggcgtttacaaaaatatttctttaataattttaacacttaatgagaataaatttagagtattgttagactatgttactctttaaatatggaaacagaccaaaatgagtgagtatttgcttttaattgaacaattAATACAAGattttcatcactatattttaagaatttttttcacttatattaattgccatctaataagtaaaatctatcacattagaaagataaacttgtcaaccttacactgtaaaaatttgaagttactacgttgacgcaatctcattttattttaaaaacactgagtaaggaagcgatgtccaacgctttgtatgggctcgatccagtgtgcgatctggtgaaggtcgcgggaggtgcctgtatgcgagcggtgcaggatcggtcttcgtggaaatccttgggggaggcctttgtccagcagtggacgtcttttcggctgaaacgaacgaacgaacgatacgtattaccactatttaccagacattactatttattgcatactcgccggattacacgtaggagcacgcgcgttacagcttcggccttgcattattataagatcttgttccgcccttttacgaacttcctccgtgaggatatccccgccgaattctatgatgaacctatcaaaagtcatattctgcaatgtcaacccaccacaaggtggaccgacgacctgataaaggtagcgggaaggcgctggatgcaggccgctaccaaccgtgcgatgtggaagtcattgggggaggcctatgttcagtagtggacgtcctgtggctgaaatgatgatgatgatgaagaaatgaatgaaaatgacaaatcttcgcacgtgtataataccgtgccaaagtaatcatataattttggcaccttaataactattgccgtttttgttgtaaagatcatgcagcgctacttgcggatattattggaaagaaaactatgtgggctctagatctgaagccgctttaacgaacacgaagtgctcatacaatgcggcgtattttcttccagtctttagtcaggactttagtcgaattaaaaccccggttgaacgtgatatagccgcactagaatacgatgcttttttgcataatcgcaagacttcgttccggtgtcgaccgaatgttatcatgatgtatgtggcccaggggttaccgtagccgctaaggtttgaaacttcttgcttaaaatattgtagtctttggcatagactacgatggtagtcatggagataggagtttgttatctcgtgtcagatgtaaatggtgaaaagaaaactcatgattcgtggtatttttatgtaaaatgtaggtattttataaaagtggaacc
The DNA window shown above is from Ostrinia nubilalis chromosome 13, ilOstNubi1.1, whole genome shotgun sequence and carries:
- the LOC135077677 gene encoding regulation of nuclear pre-mRNA domain-containing protein 1B; protein product: MAGFTENALIRKLQELNSSQQSIQTLSLWLIHHRKHHAAVVKTWFKELLKAKDAKQLTFMYLANDVIQNSKKKGPEYGKEFGEVLIESFKHMAKTGINAKTKNSLHRILSIWQERGVYDAQKIQEFKEAVDPNDAVPKKVSKRKSADTETKEPEKKPKIEKESRERRHSETKVEVDGHIETHITLSPRTPPGDPPEPEELIRALLELESSASSDEAVRERIASLPPEVSEVQLLSKLEDKESALSLSAVVNSAVSLLAEYNLRLSEELEKRRKVAAMLRDFAQAQRDLAKQAEARLEEYNVKLQKIYAVKAEVKSHIDNLPDVSQLPDVTGGLAPLPSAGDLFSI